In Helicobacter mastomyrinus, a single genomic region encodes these proteins:
- the accA gene encoding acetyl-CoA carboxylase carboxyl transferase subunit alpha, with amino-acid sequence MATYLDFEQKIRNLQDDIESALMRGDDDAKHILEKELEKEVANVYANISDYQRLQLARHPDRPYAMDYIELICKDAYEINGDRHFKDDKAIVCFLGKIGGQTAMVIGEEKGRGTKNKLARNFGMPSPEGYRKALRAAKLAEKFHIPILMLVDTQGAYPGLGAEERGQSEAIAKNLQEFAKLKTPTIAVVIGEGGSGGALAIAVADRLAMMQYSVFSVISPEGCAAILWNDPSKIESATKALKITPDELKKCGLIDDVIDEPLIGAHRDKQNAAKAIESYFLKALEDISQDGNYLNRRYQKLVSYGAFGE; translated from the coding sequence ATGGCTACCTATCTTGATTTTGAGCAAAAGATTAGAAACCTTCAAGATGATATAGAATCTGCCCTTATGCGTGGTGATGATGATGCAAAACACATCCTTGAAAAAGAGCTTGAAAAAGAAGTAGCTAATGTCTATGCCAATATAAGCGATTATCAAAGATTACAGCTCGCACGCCACCCTGACCGCCCATATGCTATGGACTATATCGAACTTATTTGCAAAGATGCCTATGAAATCAATGGTGATAGGCATTTTAAAGATGATAAGGCGATAGTATGTTTTCTTGGCAAGATAGGTGGGCAAACAGCTATGGTTATTGGCGAAGAAAAAGGTAGAGGCACGAAAAATAAGCTTGCACGGAACTTTGGTATGCCAAGTCCTGAAGGCTATCGCAAGGCATTGCGCGCTGCAAAGCTTGCCGAAAAATTTCATATACCTATCCTTATGCTTGTGGATACTCAAGGTGCTTATCCGGGATTAGGTGCAGAAGAGAGAGGGCAAAGTGAGGCTATTGCTAAGAATTTGCAAGAATTTGCTAAACTCAAAACACCTACCATTGCCGTTGTAATTGGTGAGGGCGGCAGCGGTGGAGCTTTGGCCATTGCTGTAGCAGATAGACTCGCTATGATGCAATATTCTGTATTTAGTGTTATCTCTCCGGAGGGCTGTGCGGCAATATTATGGAATGACCCATCAAAAATAGAATCCGCAACTAAAGCGCTTAAAATTACTCCCGATGAGCTAAAAAAATGTGGGTTAATTGATGATGTAATTGATGAACCGCTTATTGGAGCTCATAGAGACAAACAAAATGCTGCTAAAGCTATAGAATCTTATTTTCTTAAAGCCCTTGAAGACATCTCACAAGATGGCAATTATCTTAATAGACGTTATCAAAAACTTGTGAGTTATGGAGCTTTTGGAGAATAA
- the gltX gene encoding glutamate--tRNA ligase produces MLRFAPSPTGDMHIGNLRAAIFNYIIAKQSGEKFLIRIEDTDITRNIEGKDKEILSILNLFGLLWDNLVYQSDNFTRHRQFAEYLISKNLAFYCYCSKDFLEGKRALAKEQKKPFRYNPEWAELEKQSNPHPVVRIRAASGPISFEDSIKGKVTFEPHEIDSFVILKEDGIPTYNFACAVDDMLYDVSFVVRGEDHVSNTPKQILIHRYLGYDKVLGYAHLPIILGESGSKMSKRDSASSVAWLLEEGFLPQAIVNYLVSMGNRTPMEVFKLQDCYEWFDIKYIAKSPVKFDMPRLRFLNREHLKMLNEQEFALLLNSEDASIGALAKLHLQEASTLNEIRTKIDMIFAPKCITQMENNESFEAECKILYQYLREMIESHSESLKDYESLKKELMQRSSLKGKKFFKPLRILLTGATHGLELSEIYPYLRFFLADIVTLD; encoded by the coding sequence ATGCTACGATTTGCTCCTTCCCCCACAGGCGATATGCACATAGGTAATTTGAGGGCGGCTATATTTAATTATATTATAGCCAAACAAAGCGGAGAGAAGTTTCTTATCCGTATTGAAGATACAGATATTACACGAAATATTGAGGGGAAGGATAAGGAGATTCTAAGTATCCTTAATCTTTTTGGGCTTTTGTGGGATAATCTTGTGTATCAAAGCGATAATTTCACCCGTCATCGCCAATTTGCAGAATATTTAATCAGCAAGAATTTAGCCTTTTATTGCTACTGCTCAAAAGATTTTTTAGAGGGCAAACGCGCCTTAGCTAAGGAGCAAAAAAAGCCATTTCGTTACAACCCAGAATGGGCGGAGCTAGAAAAGCAGAGTAATCCCCACCCTGTCGTGCGTATCCGCGCTGCAAGTGGCCCCATTAGCTTTGAGGATAGTATTAAAGGCAAAGTAACATTTGAGCCGCACGAAATTGATAGCTTTGTGATTCTAAAAGAAGATGGAATCCCCACGTATAACTTTGCCTGTGCGGTTGATGATATGCTCTATGATGTGAGCTTTGTAGTGCGAGGAGAGGACCACGTAAGTAATACACCCAAGCAGATTCTTATTCATCGCTATTTGGGCTATGATAAGGTGTTAGGATATGCACATTTGCCCATTATACTTGGCGAGAGTGGCAGTAAAATGAGTAAGCGCGATAGTGCTTCATCAGTAGCGTGGCTCCTTGAGGAGGGATTCTTACCTCAAGCGATTGTGAATTATCTTGTCTCTATGGGGAATCGCACGCCTATGGAAGTATTTAAACTGCAGGATTGCTATGAGTGGTTTGATATAAAGTATATTGCAAAATCGCCCGTGAAGTTTGATATGCCGAGATTGCGATTTTTGAATCGGGAGCATTTAAAAATGCTAAACGAGCAGGAGTTCGCCCTTTTGCTTAATAGCGAAGATGCGAGTATTGGGGCTTTAGCAAAGTTACATTTGCAAGAAGCAAGCACACTAAATGAGATTAGAACAAAAATAGATATGATTTTTGCTCCAAAATGTATTACACAAATGGAGAATAATGAATCTTTTGAAGCAGAATGCAAGATACTCTATCAATATTTGCGCGAGATGATAGAGAGCCATAGTGAATCTTTGAAAGATTATGAAAGTTTAAAAAAAGAGCTAATGCAGCGCAGTAGTCTCAAAGGAAAGAAATTTTTTAAGCCTTTAAGAATCTTGCTTACAGGGGCTACTCATGGCTTGGAATTAAGTGAGATTTATCCATATTTACGCTTCTTTTTGGCAGATATTGTTACCCTAGATTGA
- the murA gene encoding UDP-N-acetylglucosamine 1-carboxyvinyltransferase — protein MDYLQIHKSLNLQGSVSISGAKNSALPILAATLLSSNEVKISNLPDVADVKTLAKLLEHLGVNIMWENSNTLTCHAEQIVHTRAIYDIVRKMRASILVLGPLLARFGYCEVSLPGGCAIGARPVDLHIKAMQNLGASIRIEGGYIIAEAKGGLKGADIFFDKITVTGSENVIMAAALAHGTTRIINAAKEPEVVQLCEILSASGIKITGIGSNELSIEGSGGELLNFMPISVIPDRIEAGTYLCAGAITNSSITLQNVQNTHLVAITDKLEEIGFSFEKTSHSLTLLPAKHLNPFEIITTEYPGFPTDMQAQFMALATQCEGTSVIEERLFENRFMHVSELQRLGADISLKGNHATIKGVTPLRGADVMATDLRASSALILAALVSNGSTNIHRIYHLDRGYEQIEHKLRNLGVQIIRLQS, from the coding sequence ATGGATTATTTACAAATACATAAAAGTTTAAATCTTCAAGGTAGTGTATCTATCTCTGGGGCGAAAAATTCTGCCCTCCCCATTCTCGCAGCTACTTTGCTCTCTAGCAATGAAGTAAAAATTAGCAATTTGCCTGATGTGGCTGATGTGAAAACCTTAGCGAAACTTTTAGAGCATTTGGGCGTAAATATTATGTGGGAAAATAGTAATACCCTCACTTGCCACGCGGAGCAAATCGTCCATACCCGTGCCATTTATGATATTGTGCGCAAAATGCGTGCCTCTATCCTTGTGCTAGGACCACTTTTGGCGCGTTTTGGCTATTGTGAAGTAAGTTTGCCCGGTGGCTGTGCTATTGGAGCGCGTCCGGTGGATTTACATATCAAGGCTATGCAGAATCTTGGTGCAAGCATTCGAATTGAGGGCGGATACATCATTGCAGAGGCAAAGGGTGGATTAAAAGGAGCGGATATTTTCTTTGATAAAATCACCGTTACAGGTAGTGAAAATGTGATTATGGCAGCTGCCCTTGCACACGGCACGACACGTATTATTAATGCTGCTAAAGAGCCTGAGGTCGTGCAATTATGCGAGATTCTATCTGCAAGTGGCATAAAGATTACGGGCATTGGGAGTAATGAATTAAGCATAGAGGGTAGCGGAGGAGAACTGCTTAATTTTATGCCTATTAGTGTGATACCCGATAGAATCGAAGCAGGGACATATCTCTGTGCTGGGGCGATTACCAATTCATCTATCACATTGCAAAATGTCCAAAACACACATCTTGTAGCCATTACGGATAAACTAGAGGAAATTGGCTTTAGCTTTGAAAAAACATCTCATAGCCTTACTTTGCTCCCGGCAAAGCATTTGAATCCTTTTGAGATTATCACTACTGAATATCCCGGATTCCCCACAGATATGCAGGCGCAGTTTATGGCATTAGCGACACAATGTGAAGGCACAAGTGTGATTGAAGAGCGGCTTTTTGAAAATCGCTTTATGCACGTGAGCGAATTGCAGCGGCTAGGAGCGGATATTTCACTCAAAGGCAATCACGCTACGATTAAGGGTGTAACGCCATTGCGTGGGGCTGATGTAATGGCGACAGATTTACGTGCGAGTTCTGCGCTTATCTTAGCCGCACTTGTGAGTAATGGTAGCACAAATATTCATAGAATTTACCACCTTGATAGGGGCTATGAGCAAATCGAGCATAAGTTGCGCAACTTGGGTGTGCAGATTATACGCTTACAGAGCTAA
- a CDS encoding YggT family protein encodes MVLGTFLDAIAVILSMLLNLYVWIIVIATLVSWVRPDPFNPIVQLLNRLTQPLYVRLRKFMPTTINGIDFSPLIVAVALKFIDLSFVQLLRNVAQTLTI; translated from the coding sequence ATGGTTTTAGGCACTTTTTTAGACGCTATAGCGGTTATATTGAGTATGCTTCTTAATTTGTATGTGTGGATCATTGTGATTGCCACACTTGTGAGCTGGGTGCGCCCTGACCCCTTTAATCCTATCGTGCAGCTGCTTAATCGCCTCACTCAGCCTCTTTATGTAAGATTGCGCAAGTTTATGCCCACGACCATTAATGGCATTGACTTTTCGCCTTTAATTGTCGCAGTGGCATTAAAGTTTATTGATCTGTCTTTTGTGCAGCTTTTGCGTAATGTCGCGCAAACTTTGACGATATGA
- a CDS encoding lytic transglycosylase domain-containing protein, whose amino-acid sequence MMKICILWLMAFAMAFANAKITLEFLESKPKGLARDFYIWQFLGDEHTSLQDALKAYDLIYRKTSKLDSLMNAKGKASEMPRELYCQSLNFDKLKKQDKACIKVGLNLASIPFMPQKNKDFLLNTFKDDVVFRKRIEILSSPQILTSMLKSDAQTFASIYEVLRASNRLHILDQNIKPQALKKLADENNKAFNAMLERIIVSQDKTYDKFKKSLVGANITGADSYTLFMLGLNEILHNQPQKALTYFKHSSTKATTPMQKNRTLLWQYFLSNDKSMLESLSSSTNVDVYTIYATQKLKVEPKYQVVTDLGKLSSRKPKFDIKDPFQWQLLKDSLTQVKSQKDLEELSKHFAYKDTSPHLAYVLNQMNNFKVHYFITPFSDKLKWKDDSQKAFTYAIAKQESTLLPALVSTSYALGMMQIMPFNVQPFAKSLKRDNITLEDMFDPITALEFGTFYLDDLSREFKHQLFVSYAYNGGPSFLRRVLKSKMLFLKNRNYEPWLSMELIPYRESRDYGLRVIANYIVYQATFGNHINLEDYLKQTLVN is encoded by the coding sequence ATGATGAAAATATGTATTTTATGGTTGATGGCTTTTGCTATGGCTTTTGCTAATGCGAAAATCACGCTTGAGTTTTTAGAATCTAAGCCAAAGGGTCTAGCGAGGGATTTTTATATTTGGCAATTCTTGGGCGATGAGCACACATCTCTGCAAGATGCCCTCAAGGCTTATGATTTAATATATCGTAAAACTTCTAAACTTGATAGTTTAATGAATGCAAAAGGCAAAGCAAGTGAAATGCCACGTGAGCTATACTGCCAAAGTCTTAATTTTGATAAACTCAAAAAGCAGGATAAGGCTTGTATTAAAGTAGGTTTGAATCTAGCAAGTATCCCCTTTATGCCTCAAAAAAATAAAGATTTTTTGCTTAATACCTTTAAAGATGATGTAGTTTTTAGAAAACGTATTGAAATTCTAAGCTCTCCGCAAATACTCACCAGTATGCTTAAAAGCGATGCACAGACTTTTGCAAGTATTTATGAAGTATTAAGAGCGAGTAATCGCCTCCATATTCTTGATCAAAATATTAAGCCCCAAGCCCTAAAAAAGCTTGCTGATGAGAATAATAAAGCCTTTAATGCTATGCTTGAGCGCATTATTGTAAGTCAAGATAAGACATATGATAAGTTTAAAAAATCGCTTGTTGGTGCTAATATTACCGGAGCAGATTCTTATACGCTTTTTATGCTAGGGCTTAATGAGATATTGCATAATCAGCCCCAAAAAGCACTTACATATTTCAAACACTCAAGCACAAAAGCCACTACCCCTATGCAAAAAAATCGCACATTACTCTGGCAGTATTTTTTAAGCAATGATAAAAGTATGCTTGAAAGTCTCTCTAGTAGTACAAATGTTGATGTATATACGATTTATGCTACCCAAAAGCTTAAGGTAGAGCCAAAATATCAGGTTGTTACAGATTTGGGCAAACTCTCATCAAGAAAACCTAAATTCGACATCAAAGATCCCTTCCAATGGCAACTCTTAAAAGATAGCCTCACGCAAGTAAAAAGTCAAAAAGATTTAGAAGAGCTTAGTAAACATTTTGCCTATAAAGATACAAGTCCGCATTTAGCGTATGTGCTTAATCAAATGAATAATTTTAAGGTTCACTATTTTATCACACCCTTTAGCGATAAGCTAAAATGGAAGGATGATAGCCAAAAGGCTTTTACCTATGCTATTGCTAAGCAGGAAAGCACTCTTTTGCCCGCACTTGTTTCAACTTCTTATGCGCTTGGTATGATGCAAATTATGCCTTTTAATGTCCAACCCTTTGCGAAAAGCCTAAAACGTGATAACATTACTTTAGAAGATATGTTTGATCCTATCACTGCACTTGAATTTGGCACATTCTATCTTGATGACTTAAGCAGAGAGTTTAAACATCAACTTTTTGTATCTTATGCATATAATGGCGGACCGAGCTTCTTGAGACGTGTATTAAAAAGCAAAATGCTTTTTTTGAAAAATCGCAATTATGAGCCTTGGCTATCAATGGAGCTTATTCCCTATAGAGAATCTCGTGATTATGGCTTAAGAGTTATAGCAAATTATATTGTTTATCAAGCAACCTTTGGGAATCATATTAATCTTGAAGATTATCTTAAGCAAACATTGGTAAATTAA
- a CDS encoding cysteine ABC transporter substrate-binding protein, which produces MKKWLLAAISVIFIVGLSSCGESTTQEQVQDTIEQIKQRGVVRIGVFGDKPPFGFVNKDGKNDGFDVYIAKRIAKDLLGDENKVEFILTEAASRVEFLRANKVDIIMANFTKTPERERVVDFAKPYMKVSLGVVSPDGKIQSIDDLKDKKLIVNKGTTADVFFTKNYPDITLLKYEQNTEAFLALKDKRGDALVHDNTLVLAWAKENEGFGVGIPHLGEEDVIAPAVKKGNVELKNWLDNEIDALTHNGFIKEAYDKTLAPIFGEEMADSVIFSH; this is translated from the coding sequence ATGAAAAAATGGCTTTTGGCAGCAATAAGCGTAATATTCATTGTAGGACTAAGTAGCTGTGGTGAAAGCACAACACAGGAGCAAGTACAAGATACAATAGAACAAATCAAGCAAAGAGGCGTTGTGCGCATAGGTGTATTTGGAGATAAGCCTCCTTTTGGATTTGTTAATAAAGATGGAAAAAACGATGGTTTTGATGTGTATATCGCAAAACGTATTGCAAAGGATTTATTAGGAGATGAGAACAAAGTTGAGTTTATCCTTACAGAAGCTGCCTCACGTGTAGAGTTTTTGCGCGCTAATAAGGTTGATATTATTATGGCGAATTTCACCAAAACCCCCGAACGAGAAAGAGTAGTAGATTTTGCTAAACCTTATATGAAAGTTTCACTTGGCGTTGTCTCTCCTGATGGCAAGATTCAAAGTATTGATGATTTAAAGGATAAAAAGCTCATTGTCAATAAAGGCACTACGGCTGATGTGTTTTTCACAAAAAACTACCCTGACATTACATTGCTTAAATATGAGCAAAATACCGAAGCATTCCTTGCTCTCAAGGACAAAAGAGGCGATGCCTTAGTACACGATAATACCCTTGTGCTTGCGTGGGCTAAGGAGAATGAGGGCTTTGGTGTGGGAATCCCTCATTTGGGTGAGGAAGATGTTATTGCTCCTGCTGTCAAAAAGGGAAATGTGGAGCTTAAAAATTGGCTTGATAATGAAATTGATGCACTCACACACAATGGCTTTATTAAAGAGGCTTATGACAAAACACTCGCCCCTATTTTTGGTGAGGAGATGGCAGATTCTGTCATTTTCTCTCATTGA
- a CDS encoding toxin-antitoxin system YwqK family antitoxin produces the protein MKKYIIQWTKIIVGSIALCVLYGCMEQEPSIAQGNEVQPQVAYPANSHTSKTKTTKPRVSSSSRAVPNKVTPRIAPAIRQKDMSQQNAEDTLGSKDTPYTQNILEEISGEQSNEEVEEDGRAYRAVITYKPGTKIKHGKETLYYLDGGVAQIAFYVDGKKEGLYQIFSQKGVLIYEAHYSAGVLHGLCRLFDITNGNLKSEMNFVDGLQDGEMKIYDTSGLPWHSLQYKDGKKEGIAKEFDEQGKVIREVMYRDDKEIKQ, from the coding sequence TTGAAAAAGTATATTATACAATGGACAAAGATTATTGTAGGAAGTATAGCACTTTGTGTTTTATATGGTTGTATGGAGCAAGAGCCTAGTATTGCACAAGGCAATGAAGTTCAGCCACAAGTAGCATATCCTGCCAACTCGCATACGTCTAAAACCAAAACTACCAAGCCTAGAGTATCTTCCTCATCGCGTGCGGTTCCTAATAAGGTAACTCCTCGTATTGCTCCTGCAATACGTCAAAAAGATATGTCACAGCAAAATGCAGAAGATACACTAGGTTCTAAAGACACCCCTTATACACAAAATATACTTGAAGAAATCAGTGGAGAGCAAAGCAATGAAGAGGTGGAAGAAGATGGACGCGCTTATAGGGCGGTTATCACCTACAAACCGGGGACAAAAATCAAACACGGCAAGGAGACGCTTTATTATCTTGATGGGGGTGTAGCACAGATAGCATTTTATGTTGATGGTAAAAAAGAAGGGCTATATCAAATTTTTTCTCAAAAAGGAGTGCTGATTTATGAAGCTCATTATAGTGCAGGAGTTTTGCACGGATTATGCCGACTTTTTGATATAACAAATGGAAATCTAAAAAGTGAGATGAATTTTGTTGATGGCTTGCAAGATGGAGAGATGAAAATATATGATACATCAGGGTTGCCTTGGCATAGTTTGCAATATAAAGATGGCAAAAAAGAAGGTATTGCTAAAGAGTTTGATGAGCAAGGCAAAGTTATACGAGAAGTAATGTATCGCGATGATAAAGAAATAAAGCAATAA
- a CDS encoding toxin-antitoxin system YwqK family antitoxin encodes MRIVRYIGCLIAAALWAQESLEYDLRISYTGDKNAPTTIKTQYCKGTTTKCGKQIKISHNGVLLFKAYYKNGEYDGEVLSYYPNGTLHESRVYIEGKEIGKRVTYHRNGKIQSEQMYSLNKREGQGKKYYEDGVLQAHFTFKNDRLDGVRKEFDKKGILIYETLYKDGKKQSMKQYNTQGEVIESKNCRWQACY; translated from the coding sequence ATGCGGATTGTGCGATATATTGGGTGTTTGATAGCGGCGGCATTATGGGCACAAGAATCTTTAGAGTATGATTTGCGAATCTCCTATACAGGCGATAAAAATGCACCCACTACGATTAAAACGCAATATTGTAAAGGCACAACGACAAAATGCGGTAAGCAAATCAAAATTTCGCATAATGGCGTTTTGCTTTTTAAGGCGTATTATAAAAATGGAGAGTATGATGGGGAGGTGCTATCATATTATCCTAATGGCACATTGCACGAAAGCCGTGTGTATATTGAGGGTAAGGAAATAGGCAAACGTGTAACATACCATCGTAATGGCAAGATTCAAAGCGAACAAATGTATAGCTTGAATAAACGCGAGGGACAGGGTAAGAAATATTATGAAGATGGGGTATTGCAAGCGCATTTTACTTTTAAAAATGATAGGCTTGATGGTGTAAGAAAAGAGTTTGATAAAAAAGGTATCCTTATTTATGAAACGCTCTATAAAGATGGCAAAAAGCAATCTATGAAGCAATACAATACACAAGGAGAAGTAATTGAGAGCAAAAATTGCCGTTGGCAGGCTTGTTATTGA
- the galU gene encoding UTP--glucose-1-phosphate uridylyltransferase GalU produces MILKCLFPAAGYGTRFLPATKAMPKEMLPVLTKPLIQYGVEEAMEAGCCNIGIVTGRGKRSIEDHFDINYELEHQISGTDKEELLKSIRQVTQSCIFSYTRQNKMKGLGHAILTGETLIGNEAFGVILADDLCINPNGKSVLSQMVTLYKKYHCSIVAIEEVKANEVDKYGIIKGEEIESNVYRVSDMVEKPHIDKAPSNLAIIGRYILTPDIFDILRVTKPGKKGEIQITDALLEQAKQGRVLAYKFQGSRYDCGSVDGYVKATMAFYEQFQ; encoded by the coding sequence ATGATACTTAAATGCTTATTTCCTGCTGCAGGGTATGGCACACGATTTTTACCTGCGACCAAGGCAATGCCCAAAGAAATGCTTCCTGTGCTTACTAAACCACTCATTCAATATGGTGTAGAAGAAGCAATGGAGGCAGGGTGTTGCAATATAGGCATTGTAACAGGAAGAGGAAAAAGAAGCATAGAAGATCATTTTGATATAAATTATGAACTAGAACATCAAATATCTGGCACTGACAAAGAAGAGCTTTTAAAGAGTATTAGACAAGTAACGCAATCTTGCATATTTTCTTATACAAGACAAAATAAAATGAAAGGCTTAGGACATGCTATACTTACAGGTGAAACACTCATTGGTAATGAAGCCTTTGGCGTGATACTCGCTGATGACTTATGCATTAACCCAAATGGAAAGAGTGTGCTTAGCCAAATGGTAACTTTATATAAAAAATATCATTGCTCCATTGTGGCTATTGAAGAAGTCAAAGCAAATGAAGTGGATAAATATGGTATCATAAAAGGCGAAGAGATAGAATCGAATGTGTATCGTGTAAGTGATATGGTGGAAAAGCCCCATATTGACAAAGCTCCAAGTAATTTAGCGATTATTGGACGCTATATTTTAACACCTGATATTTTTGATATTTTGCGTGTTACTAAGCCGGGCAAAAAAGGCGAGATACAAATCACGGATGCTCTTTTAGAACAAGCAAAACAAGGACGTGTATTGGCTTACAAATTTCAAGGTAGTCGTTATGATTGTGGCAGTGTCGATGGCTATGTCAAAGCGACTATGGCATTTTATGAGCAATTTCAGTAA
- a CDS encoding beta-ketoacyl-ACP synthase II, which yields MRRVVVTGLGMINALGLNKKESFKAIIDGKCGIKRISCFDVENFPVKIAGEIIDFNPEEVLDPREVKKADRFIQLGLKAAKEAMNESGLLEGDIVNAALSERFGISSAAGIGGLGNIEKNSIACEQRGPRRINPFFIPSALVNMLGGFISIEYALKGPNLASVTACTAGTHAISEAAKTIMLNGADAMLVVGSESAICPVGIGGFAAMKALSDRNDEPLKASRPFDKERDGFVMGEGAGALVLEEYESAKKRGAKIYAELIGFGESGDANHITTPAPQGEGALRAMKAALKMANKPVNYVNAHGTSTAYNDLYETMALKAAFGGKDSVPPVSSTKGQIGHCLGAAGTIEAVVSIMAMCEGILPPTINQETPDPECDLDYIPNTAREAKIDVVMSNSFGFGGTNGVVVFSRI from the coding sequence ATGCGTCGAGTGGTAGTAACCGGTTTGGGAATGATTAACGCATTGGGTTTGAATAAGAAAGAATCTTTCAAGGCTATTATCGATGGAAAATGTGGCATTAAACGTATTTCTTGTTTTGATGTGGAAAATTTTCCTGTAAAAATTGCTGGCGAAATCATCGATTTTAATCCAGAGGAAGTGCTTGATCCACGCGAAGTTAAAAAGGCTGATCGTTTCATACAGCTTGGATTAAAAGCAGCAAAAGAAGCTATGAATGAGAGTGGATTATTAGAGGGAGATATTGTCAATGCTGCTCTTAGTGAGAGATTTGGTATAAGCTCTGCTGCAGGGATTGGTGGGCTTGGTAATATTGAAAAGAACTCTATTGCTTGTGAGCAAAGGGGTCCTAGACGTATCAATCCCTTTTTTATTCCTTCTGCTCTTGTTAATATGCTTGGAGGCTTTATTTCTATTGAATATGCTCTCAAAGGTCCAAATCTAGCGAGTGTTACAGCGTGTACAGCAGGTACTCACGCTATTAGCGAAGCCGCAAAAACGATTATGCTTAATGGGGCAGACGCTATGCTTGTTGTTGGTTCAGAATCTGCTATTTGTCCTGTTGGTATTGGTGGATTTGCAGCGATGAAAGCACTTAGTGATAGAAATGATGAGCCACTCAAAGCTTCACGCCCATTTGATAAAGAGCGAGATGGTTTTGTAATGGGTGAAGGTGCTGGAGCATTAGTACTTGAAGAATATGAAAGTGCTAAAAAGCGTGGCGCGAAAATTTATGCAGAGCTCATAGGCTTTGGCGAAAGTGGTGATGCTAATCATATCACAACACCTGCCCCACAGGGAGAAGGTGCGTTACGTGCAATGAAAGCCGCCCTTAAAATGGCAAATAAACCTGTAAATTATGTTAATGCGCACGGCACAAGCACAGCATACAATGATTTGTATGAAACAATGGCATTAAAGGCTGCCTTTGGTGGAAAAGATTCTGTTCCACCTGTAAGCTCTACCAAGGGGCAAATTGGGCATTGTTTGGGTGCTGCTGGCACGATTGAAGCAGTTGTTTCTATTATGGCAATGTGTGAGGGCATACTTCCACCAACGATTAATCAAGAAACCCCAGATCCTGAATGCGATCTTGATTATATCCCTAATACTGCACGTGAAGCAAAAATTGATGTTGTAATGAGCAATTCATTTGGCTTTGGTGGCACAAATGGCGTTGTTGTATTTAGTAGAATCTAA
- a CDS encoding flagellar FLiS export co-chaperone — MLRLKQNSIMTRFDMQDILSTFQKHIGAQFNPQDQEANIYTPSSIHKFGEDIKGANEFIGTLQSASLTLKKILKIAQSASIQDLYIKKANIKDVIDNASFMGMSLFDTEFNMTFNSKSYLCVIENPLLLCPNDTAIELDSQEAQEPMNALIAYTEDKLQEISHILVEISEALVAPSTPASREEYNFEDFSPSQFTQMFKA; from the coding sequence GTGCTTAGATTAAAGCAAAACTCCATTATGACGAGGTTTGATATGCAAGATATACTCTCCACATTTCAAAAGCATATAGGCGCACAATTTAACCCACAAGACCAAGAGGCTAATATTTATACTCCAAGCAGTATTCATAAGTTTGGGGAGGATATTAAGGGGGCAAATGAGTTCATTGGCACATTACAAAGTGCCTCGCTTACATTAAAGAAGATTCTAAAAATCGCTCAAAGTGCCTCAATACAGGATTTGTATATCAAAAAGGCAAACATAAAAGATGTTATCGATAATGCTTCTTTTATGGGCATGTCTTTATTTGATACAGAATTTAATATGACCTTTAATTCAAAATCTTATTTATGTGTTATTGAAAACCCTCTACTGCTCTGCCCCAATGATACTGCCATAGAGTTAGATTCTCAGGAGGCGCAAGAACCTATGAATGCGCTTATCGCATATACAGAGGATAAACTACAAGAGATTAGCCATATACTCGTAGAGATTAGTGAAGCCCTTGTAGCACCTAGCACACCTGCGAGTAGGGAGGAATATAATTTTGAGGACTTTAGCCCCTCACAATTTACACAAATGTTTAAGGCATAA